The window CCAGAAGCAGTACAGGCTGGGACTGCTTTATTGATAGGACCACACTTTGAACGGATAGTCGAAACGACACAACGGTTACTTGACGACCATGAGATGTATCAAAAAATGGCGAGTTGTATCAATCCGTATGGTGATGGAAACGCTGGTAAACGAATTGCACAACATCTGTCAGAAACATTGAATATATAAGCAATACAAGGAGTACCTTATGGAAACTGTATGTATTTTAGGTTTAGGTTATATTGGCTTACCGACAGCAGGAATGCTTTCAGCAAGTGGTTACAAGGTTATAGGTGTTGATATTTCGGAGCGAGTTGTAAAAACGATAAATCGTGGAGAGATACATATTGAGGAGCCAGGACTGCAAACGATGATTAAGGCGGGTGTTGCCTCTGGCAAACTCCAGGCACAAACAGAACCAGCACAAGCAGATACTTTTATAGTTGCTGTGCCTACCCCTATCACAGAACAAAAAAAAGCGGATATGGAGTTTGTTAAATCAGCAGGGATGAGCATTGTCCCGTATCTTCAAAAAGGGAATCTGGTTATACTTGAATCTACATCTCCACCTGGAACCTGTAAAAATTTGCTTACACCTATTCTGGAGAAATCAGGATTAAAAGTAGGTCGGGATTTGCACCTGGCACATTGTCCCGAACGAGTGTTGCCAGGCAAAATTCTTCATGAACTAATTCACAATGACCGCATTATTGGCGGTATTACGCCTGAATGCGCAGAGAAGGCAAAAAAGTTGTATCGCTCTTTTGTGGAGGGAGAAATATTTCTTACAGATGCGACAACAGCGGAGATGGTTAAACTTATTGAGAATACATATCGAGATGTAAACATTGCCCTTGCAAATGAAACAGCCATTCTCTGTGAAAAATTAGGTATCAACTTTTGGGAAGTAGCAACATTGGCAAATCATCATCCCCGTGTTCATTTGCACAGTGCTGGTCCAGGGGTTGGTGGTCATTGTATATCTGTTGACCCATGGTTTCTGGTCGAAGCGTTCCCTGAAGATACACAAATTATTCACACAGCCAGAAAACGGAATGATTCGATGCCTGCATTTGTAGTTCAGAAAATAGAAGCGATGACAAAAAATATTGATAACCCAAAAATTGCCCTATTAGGGCTGGCATACAAAGGGAATGTCGATGACATTCGGGAAAGTCCGTCTTTACACATATACAGTTTGTTAAAATTAAAAGGTTACTCTTTAACAGTTCATGACCCTCATGTAAAACATTCACCAATACCATTATCCTCGTTAGAAGATACATTAAACGGTGCGGATTGTATGGTTATTCTTACAGCCCATAATGAATTTAAGTCTATAGACCCTGAAAACGCAGGTAGACTTATGAAGAGCAGATGTGTTTTAGATACACATAATCTTTTCAATCGTTCCGAGTGGGAAGACAAGGGATTTCAAATTTCAACTTTGGGAGTTGGCATTCAACCTTAATGGAGATAATAATATGAGCAAACAATGGGGCGGTAGATTTGAGGAAACGACAGACCCGACAGTAGAAAAGTTCACTGCTTCTGTTCACTACGATTCACGTCTGGCTTTATATGATATTCAGGCAAGTATTGCTCACGCACGAATGTTAGGTAAACAGAAAATTATTTCAAATAAAGATGCCCAAGCCATTATTCAGGGTTTAGAAACTATTCGTAAGGAAATAGAACAAGGCAAATTTCGTTGGGATTCCACATTAGAAGATGTGCATACAAATATCGAGCATTCGCTTATTCAAAAAATTGGTGAATGTGGTAAAAAATTACACACTGCACGGAGTAGAAATGACCAGGTTGCTACAGATATCCGATTATGGTTGAGAGATGAAATAGATATAATTATTGGACAAATTAAAGATTTTCAAAAGGCATTTATTCATTTTGCAGAAGAAAATTTGGATGTCATCATTCCAGGTTTTACACATCTACAACCAGCCCAGCCTGTCTTATTGGCTCATTATGCATTAGCATATTTTGAGATGTTACAACGGGATAAAATTCGATTTAAGGAATTACAACCACGAGTTAATACATTGCCATTAGGTTCAGCAGCCCTTGCGGGAACTCCTCATCCGATAGACCCTATGACTGTTGCTAAAGAGTTAGGGTTCAAACAGATTTGCGAGAATAGCATGGATGCGGTTTCAGACCGTGATTTTTTGATTGAGTTTTGCAGTTATTGTGCTATTCTTATGATGCATCTATCCCGTTGGTGTGAAGAATTAATTATCTGGTCATCACCGATGTTCGGATTTATAGAGATTGGAGATGCATTCACCACAGGCTCCAGTATTATGCCACAGAAAAAGAATCCCGATGTTGCAGAACTTACCCGTGGAAAAACAGGGAGAGTTTATGGGCATCTTGTCTCGTTATTAACCTTAATGAAAGGGCTACCTCTTACTTATAATCGGGATTTACAAGAGGACAAGGAGGCAGTTTTTGATACAGCAGACACGGTAAAAAGTGCTTTATCCGTATGCTCAAAGATGCTGTTATCTATCAACGTAAAAAAAGACAATATACAGAAAACTCTTGATTTGGGTTATATGGAAGCGACAGACCTTGCAGATTATTTGGTAACAAAAGGCGTTAGCTTTCGTGATGCTCATGCTATTGTCGGCAAGGTTGTTCTATGTGCCATAAAAAACAATAAACCATTACGGAAACTGACATTAGACGAATATAAAAAATTTTCACCTCTGTTTGAAAATGAATTATATGATATTATTCAACCGAAAGCTATTGTATCACGTCGCAATTCGCCTGGTGGGACAAGTCCCAATCAAGTGAAAAAAGCATTGAAAAAAGCCCTAAAAAAGATTGAAGGCTCTAAGTAATAAAAATCTATTTTAATCCCATAACACTCATATTACATGTTGCTTATTATCGGTTAAAGATAAGGGGACACATAACAATGAATAAAAGAAGAACATTAGTTGCTGGAGGCGTTGTTATAGATAGGAACGTGAATGTCCTTGTGTTAGAGCGAGACGTTTTAAGAGATAATGGTTGGATTCATGAAGTTCGTCTTCCTAAGGGACATGTTGATAAAGATGAAACCCATGAGCAATGTGCAAAACGTGAAGTGGGAGAAGAAAGTGGTTACTGGAATGTAGACATCATTGCTGATTTAGGATATGACCAAAGTGAATTTGTGTTTAACGGGGAACAAATTATACGTGATGAACATTACTTTTTGATGCAAGGAGATGCGAAGCAACCATGCAAACCATGTCCAACAGGTGAGGAGGAGGCAAGATTCAAACCAATGTGGGTTCCAATTGATAAGGCAGAAGAAATGATAACTTATCCGACAGAAAAACGATTTGTTAGACGTGCCAAAGCATGGCTACAAATGAAGAAATATATCTGAACTCCCAACAAACACAATTGGGAAGATGATAAGAATAAATTTCAGTTTGAACTTTTAAGAATCACATGCACTTATTTGTGTTTAATCTTTTTAAGTTTTTACATTTTAGGTGTTTGAAGCATTTGTTGTAAAGTGGGTTATTGTTTCAAATAATTGATAAGTTGTTCGGTACTGATGGGAATTTCCTTAACACAACGGAAGCCTATAAGTGGGGAACGTGTATCTGGTTCGGCACTTTGTTCGTGCGTAAGTCCAGTAGCAGGAGAGGTAAAATTACTACCCATTACTATTCTTGAGCACAAGATATCCTCTTCAGGACACTCTGGGTCTAAGGGAGTTCGTGTCCATTCAGATACATTCCCAAGCAAATCATAACAACCCATAGGACTTTTATCCTCTGGATATGATTTTACTGGTTGAGGAGCGTTTTTAATATTGTTGATATTCGCGGAGTTTTCTTTCCAGGTATCACCCCACGGATAAGTCTGCTTTATATCTCCTTGAGCAGACCGAAGCCATTGTAGCACAGTTGGCAAAGTTTTTTGATAATAACTCGCATACGCCAGGGCATCATAATAGGTTACCATCGTAACAGGTAGTTTGCCTTCATTGCTTGCTTGTATATCAAATCCAGGGGATGGAGGTGGTTCCCATGAAATAGAGCTTAATCGGCAAAAATTATTAAAGTCATCATTGGTAACTTCACTTATGTCCATAAAGAAAGCAGGGATAATATACGTTTGGCCTTTCCATGTCACATTACCTTCTGGGATAAGAACCATGCCTTGATGTTCACAGAATATAGCGGAGAGGTAGCGGGCACATGAACATAATAGTTCAAGAGGGATGTTTTGTTTCGTGTCCATCTTGGTTTTAATCTGGGTTAGTAGAGGTTCTGCCCAGTTTAAATACTGTTTCACCTCGTCATTAAATTCTGCTTGTTCTCCTGCTCTATTTGCAAGACGAAACAAAATTTTTATGTATGATTCTACTGATTGTTGTTGAGGTTCATTTAGTAATAGTTGGTCAGAAATTGTTTCCACTTCTTGTGCCGATATACTTGCACGGTATCGTTCTGCAAAAAACAGACCACCAGCACAAAACAACAGCACAATTGAAAGGAGTATCCAACCTATTGCCCGAGATGAAAAAGTTGGAATCCACGGTTTTAATTTTTTGGTAGGTTTTGAAGAAGATGATGATATTGTCGTTTCTTCCCCAGCAAGCACTAAATTTTTCAACGGTTCCAGTGCTTTTCTTAATTCTGTGGCACTTTGGAATCGGTCTTTTGGGTCTGGTTGAATACACTTCTCAACAATTTTATCTAACTCTGGGGGGAGTTCTTTTACTAATTCAGAAGCAGGTTTCGGGATACCCGTGGGGATTTGCCCTGTCAGGACTTCGTATAACATAATCCCACAACTATAAATATCAGAACGGGCATCTACATCACGACTGTTTCGGACTTGTTCTGGAGACATGTAAAATGGTGTACCCATCACGACCGAAACACCAGTAAGCCTTGTATCTGCCATCAATTTGGATATTCCAAAGTCCATCAATTTTACGACATTTTGTGAGGTGACCATTACATTTTCGGGTTTAATATCGCGGTGGACTGTAAATTGGTGTGCATATTCCAGAGCAGAACACAACTGGTCAAAATAAACTAAAATTTGTTTTAGAGGAAGTCTCTGACCAGGCAATAGGCCTTCCAGAATACCTCGTAATGATTTACCATCTAAATACTCCATTGAGATATAAAGGATATTCCCAGCGATACCTATGTCATGAACACGCACAATATTTGGATGAGATAGTTTCCGAGCAATACGTGCTTCATTTAGGAATCGGTCAACTATCATGGGGTCTTTAGCAAATTGGGGCAGTAATAATTTTAGGGCTACCTCTTCTTTTAGAGTATTATCAAAAACTTTGTAGATACTACCCATTCCACCTCTGCCGATTAATTTAATGACGGTATAACGATTGCTAAATGTTTCTCCCCGATGAAGGGTGCCTTGCTGTAATCCTGGTGTGTTAAATTCGTGAGATGAAGACTGCCTTTTCTTTGAATCGGAGGAGGCTGGGTCTATTTTAACAATTAGTAAAGGAGAACCACATTTTTGACAATGGCTGGTTCCAGTTGGGTTAATATGACTACACTTTGAGCACTTTACCTGCGACATATATTTGTATTCATCCGTGCTTCAATTTCTCTTTATTTAATTATACACATAAACGGTGTGTCTAATAAATATTATCTGGAATTTAACGGTTGCAATAATGAATTTTTATAAGTTCGAAAAACGTATAAGGGTCTGTGAAGATAACCTTGTTTGTCTTCTGAGAGGTTAAGTCTATAACGCTTTTATGCCATGATGGAGATTTTAAGATTGTGCGAATAAACTTAAAATTAGGCAATGGTCTATTTGTGTACGAGGCTAAGATTTCAGAAGCCTTTTCTGGTGGTTCGTTCAAATCAATTCCCATACGCACATACGGTAGTTTTTTATCATAACAACCTACAGGGGGTATTTTTTGAGCCACAATACCATCCTTTGAGAATATAGAGTATGCTTCAAAACCTTCATCGGTGATTGGAGGTGCATACCCATCAATAATAAAACCCGTTATTGTCAGGTCAAATCGTTTTCCATAATATAAATTATGTCTTGTCCATGCATCCCAGCCAGAGGGGATATTAGGTTCCCGATGAATAGCGGTAAGCATGCCTGGATTTAGATAACCTGCACCACAATCACCATAGACAAACCAGTCGTTAGATGTTGCATGTGTTCGGACGTAATCAAAGACATGAGGGACACGACGAGACAAGTTCGGATTGAATGGCCAAATGCATGTAATAGCCCCATGGGCAGGGTCTTGCCACCACTCTGGCACCTTTTGATATAACCAAGCGGAAGAGTCAAAATCACCCATGTAAAAGCAGATATAAACATTGGGCAATACATTCCCTTTTTCATCAAGATAACCTTGTTGCCTCATTTGTTCATGTGTCGGTTTCGGGTTCTGGGGGTAATAATCTTTTAATGGATAATGTTGATAAAAAGAGGCATTTGCAAGCCCAGCAAGGCCTAATGCGTCTGCGTCTAAAATGGCGTTGTAAGCGGAAACAAATTTTACCAGTTCCCATTCTGTAGGAACACCTCCATGCTGACCACCTGCTTCACCTTCATTAGTATATTTCCATATCCATGGAACAAAGCCTCCGATGTGGAATACTTCTCCTTTTGCATTTTGATACATACTTTGAAGCAGTTCCCTTAACACCACTCGGTCTGAACCTGATATTTGTTCTGGCTCATCTATTGTTTTTTCATCTTCCCAAATACCTAAATCAAAAAAGAAGGCACGTCGCG of the Candidatus Hydrogenedens sp. genome contains:
- the wecC gene encoding UDP-N-acetyl-D-mannosamine dehydrogenase encodes the protein METVCILGLGYIGLPTAGMLSASGYKVIGVDISERVVKTINRGEIHIEEPGLQTMIKAGVASGKLQAQTEPAQADTFIVAVPTPITEQKKADMEFVKSAGMSIVPYLQKGNLVILESTSPPGTCKNLLTPILEKSGLKVGRDLHLAHCPERVLPGKILHELIHNDRIIGGITPECAEKAKKLYRSFVEGEIFLTDATTAEMVKLIENTYRDVNIALANETAILCEKLGINFWEVATLANHHPRVHLHSAGPGVGGHCISVDPWFLVEAFPEDTQIIHTARKRNDSMPAFVVQKIEAMTKNIDNPKIALLGLAYKGNVDDIRESPSLHIYSLLKLKGYSLTVHDPHVKHSPIPLSSLEDTLNGADCMVILTAHNEFKSIDPENAGRLMKSRCVLDTHNLFNRSEWEDKGFQISTLGVGIQP
- the argH gene encoding argininosuccinate lyase, which translates into the protein MSKQWGGRFEETTDPTVEKFTASVHYDSRLALYDIQASIAHARMLGKQKIISNKDAQAIIQGLETIRKEIEQGKFRWDSTLEDVHTNIEHSLIQKIGECGKKLHTARSRNDQVATDIRLWLRDEIDIIIGQIKDFQKAFIHFAEENLDVIIPGFTHLQPAQPVLLAHYALAYFEMLQRDKIRFKELQPRVNTLPLGSAALAGTPHPIDPMTVAKELGFKQICENSMDAVSDRDFLIEFCSYCAILMMHLSRWCEELIIWSSPMFGFIEIGDAFTTGSSIMPQKKNPDVAELTRGKTGRVYGHLVSLLTLMKGLPLTYNRDLQEDKEAVFDTADTVKSALSVCSKMLLSINVKKDNIQKTLDLGYMEATDLADYLVTKGVSFRDAHAIVGKVVLCAIKNNKPLRKLTLDEYKKFSPLFENELYDIIQPKAIVSRRNSPGGTSPNQVKKALKKALKKIEGSK
- a CDS encoding NUDIX domain-containing protein; protein product: MNKRRTLVAGGVVIDRNVNVLVLERDVLRDNGWIHEVRLPKGHVDKDETHEQCAKREVGEESGYWNVDIIADLGYDQSEFVFNGEQIIRDEHYFLMQGDAKQPCKPCPTGEEEARFKPMWVPIDKAEEMITYPTEKRFVRRAKAWLQMKKYI
- a CDS encoding protein kinase; translated protein: MSQVKCSKCSHINPTGTSHCQKCGSPLLIVKIDPASSDSKKRQSSSHEFNTPGLQQGTLHRGETFSNRYTVIKLIGRGGMGSIYKVFDNTLKEEVALKLLLPQFAKDPMIVDRFLNEARIARKLSHPNIVRVHDIGIAGNILYISMEYLDGKSLRGILEGLLPGQRLPLKQILVYFDQLCSALEYAHQFTVHRDIKPENVMVTSQNVVKLMDFGISKLMADTRLTGVSVVMGTPFYMSPEQVRNSRDVDARSDIYSCGIMLYEVLTGQIPTGIPKPASELVKELPPELDKIVEKCIQPDPKDRFQSATELRKALEPLKNLVLAGEETTISSSSSKPTKKLKPWIPTFSSRAIGWILLSIVLLFCAGGLFFAERYRASISAQEVETISDQLLLNEPQQQSVESYIKILFRLANRAGEQAEFNDEVKQYLNWAEPLLTQIKTKMDTKQNIPLELLCSCARYLSAIFCEHQGMVLIPEGNVTWKGQTYIIPAFFMDISEVTNDDFNNFCRLSSISWEPPPSPGFDIQASNEGKLPVTMVTYYDALAYASYYQKTLPTVLQWLRSAQGDIKQTYPWGDTWKENSANINNIKNAPQPVKSYPEDKSPMGCYDLLGNVSEWTRTPLDPECPEEDILCSRIVMGSNFTSPATGLTHEQSAEPDTRSPLIGFRCVKEIPISTEQLINYLKQ
- a CDS encoding GxGYxYP family putative glycoside hydrolase; amino-acid sequence: MSYFISSVMLCVVLTGTNIYYYDFTWAHGKELKVEENTKEIWDTGHVLASLQGIVNRAEPRLFVRFLKDADDFWWNELTKSGSWLESAKIEKVGNWFELLKLFEPFIHGVVIYSEKFPPTSNLASIIAGLENRLCLRYDPDENSVFTKVMNSGMSFTQNTYWLIEPETNTLKHEVRPQHLPEKANGSLKAQCYLWAKEQFLDTGLCSPEFMAYYIDGYWFQKPWSASFPNSTIMNHDFFISRRAFFFDLGIWEDEKTIDEPEQISGSDRVVLRELLQSMYQNAKGEVFHIGGFVPWIWKYTNEGEAGGQHGGVPTEWELVKFVSAYNAILDADALGLAGLANASFYQHYPLKDYYPQNPKPTHEQMRQQGYLDEKGNVLPNVYICFYMGDFDSSAWLYQKVPEWWQDPAHGAITCIWPFNPNLSRRVPHVFDYVRTHATSNDWFVYGDCGAGYLNPGMLTAIHREPNIPSGWDAWTRHNLYYGKRFDLTITGFIIDGYAPPITDEGFEAYSIFSKDGIVAQKIPPVGCYDKKLPYVRMGIDLNEPPEKASEILASYTNRPLPNFKFIRTILKSPSWHKSVIDLTSQKTNKVIFTDPYTFFELIKIHYCNR